From one Suricata suricatta isolate VVHF042 chromosome 8, meerkat_22Aug2017_6uvM2_HiC, whole genome shotgun sequence genomic stretch:
- the DECR2 gene encoding peroxisomal 2,4-dienoyl-CoA reductase has protein sequence MAQPPPDVSEDECLPEYRHLFCPDLLRDKVAFITGGGSGIGFRIAEIFMRHGCHTVIASRSLPRVSLAARKLAAATGQRCLPLSLDVRAPPSIAAAVDQALKEFGKIDILINCAAGNFLCPASALSFNAFKTVMDIDTLGTFNTSRVLYEKFFWDHGGVIVNITATLGTRGQVLQVHAGSAKAAVDAMTRHLAVEWGPQNVRVNSLAPGLVSGTEGFWRLGGPQASVSTKVLAIPLRRLGNKTDVAHSALYLASPLASYVTGAVLVVDGGAWLTLPNDIKLLADLESFSAKL, from the exons ATGGCCCAGCCGCCGCCCGACGTCAGTGAGGACGAGTGTCTCCCCGAGTACCGCCATCTCTTCTGCCCAGACCTACTCCG GGACAAAGTGGCCTTCATCACCGGTGGTGGCTCCGGGATCGGGTTCCGAATTGCTGAGATTTTCATGCG GCACGGCTGCCACACAGTCATCGCCAGCAGAAGCCTTCCAAGAGTGTCACTG GCTGCCAGAAAGCTGGCTGCTGCCACCGGCCAGCGGTGCCTGCCTTTGTCTCTGGATGTCCGAGCTCCCCCGTCCATCGCGGCCGCCGTGGACCAGGCGCTGAAGGAGTTTGGGAAAATTGACATTCTCATTAACT GTGCGGCTGGAAACTTCCTGTGCCCGGCCAGCGCATTGTCCTTCAATGCCTTCAAGACCGTGATGGACATTGACACCTTGGGCACCTTCAACACGTCTCGTGTGCTTTACGAGAAGTTCTTCTGG GACCATGGAGGCGTGATCGTGAACATCACTGCCACCCTGGGTACCCGGGGGCAGGTGCTCCAAGTGCACGCGGGCTCCGCCAAGGCTGCTGTGG ATGCGATGACACGGCACTTGGCTGTGGAGTGGGGTCCCCAGAACGTCCGCGTCAACAGCCTCGCCCCTGGCCTCGTTAGCGGCACAGAGGGCTTCTGGCGGCTCG GTGGCCCCCAGGCCAGTGTCAGCACGAAGGTTCTGGCCATCCCCCTGCGGAGGCTGGGCAACAAGACGGACGTTGCCCACAGCGCGCTGTACCTGGCCAGCCCTTTGGCCTCCTATGTGACGGGTGCGGTGCTGGTGGTTGACGGCGGGGCGTGGCTGACACTCCCTAATGACATCAAGTTACTGGCAGATTTGGAGTCCTTCTCTGCTAAGCTCTAG